Within the Metasolibacillus fluoroglycofenilyticus genome, the region ACCGGGCTTAAATTCACCCAAAATGCCTGGACACTTAGGAACGGGGGCAGAGGCTCACTCTGTTCAACGCGTTCGTGACGAATTTATCGACCGCCAATATCGCCAAGAAACGAATAAACTTGGCTATTGGGAGGAACAAACAAAGGCAATCGAGCAAATGGAAGATATTTTATCTGAGCCTTCTGAATTTGGTATAAATAAATCATTCGATAACTTTTGGCAGGCAATGGAAGATGTTGTTGCAAATTCAAAAGATACAGCAGCAAGACAGGTGCTTATTGCAAAAGCACGTGCGTTAGCAGAATCCTTTAACTATACGGACAAGCAATTAAAAACAGTTCAGAGCAATCTAGGAGCGCAAATCGAAGCGGATACGAACACAGTAAATTCTTTGCTTCGACAAATTGCAGAAATCAACAGACAAATTATGGCGGTTGAACCGAATGGCTATGTGACAAATGATTTATATGATGCGCGCGATGTACTTGTAGATAAGTTGAACGAATATTTACCTGTACAAGTGGAGCGTGTACCGTCAGGTGGAAACGCTAGCCCTGTATCGGAAGGGAGTTTAACTATTACATACCGCCCAGTAGGCAGCGCGGAGCCAATAATACTTGTACATGGTAAAGAGTTTGCAGAAATTAGCATCAATAATGCTAGTGGTAAAATCAATGGAACAGAACCGCTTGAACCATTTACAGAAATGCTTGTTGATTGGAAAGGTAGTGCACTAGCAGATATCGTGCCGCCAATCGATAAGTTGAATTCAGGTGCTGTGTTAGCCATAAATGAAAGCTATGACTACAGCACGTTTGAACCAGGAAAAGGCAAGCTTTTATCCAATATTAACTCTTATGGCCATAGTAATGGACAAGGGTTATATCCAGAGATGCTCGATAAGCTTGATCAATTAGTTGAAACTTTTGTAACTACATTCAACGCACTTCATCAGAGCGGATATGGGTTAAACGATTCAACAGGTCAGGATTTCTTTGAAGCAGGAGGCTTAACAGCAGCAACAATCAAAGTAAGAGATGATATTCTTCCAGAGGATATTGCGGCATCAAGTGAACTTGGCGAACAAGGAAATAATAAAAATATTCTCGATATGGCAAAGTCGCAAACAGAAGTTCAAGTAGGACTGAATGGCGCGACATACCAAGGTTTCTTCAAATCAATGATTGGTGATTTAGGAGTTAGAGGAGAGGAAGCGATTCGCAGTGAATATAACTCAGGGACGCTGCGCTTAAGTGTTGAAAACAAGCGTGCTGCGATGAGCTCAGTATCACTTGACGAAGAAATGACAAATATGATTATGTTCCAACAAGCATACAATGCGAATGCACGTATGATTACAGTAGTTGACGAAACGTTAGACAGAATTATTAACGGAATGGGGCGCGTAGGTTTATAACCTCGCTAAATAGATAAATGAGAGGAGAAGGAAAATGCGCGTTACACAATCGATGCTATCAAACAATATGCTACGTAACTTAAACACAAGCTACGGCAAACTAGGAAAGCTACAGGAACAGCTTTACTCTGGTAAAAAAATTACTCGTCCTTCTGATGACCCAGTTATTGCAATTAAAGGTATGTCCTATCGCACAGAGCTAGACCGCACAACGCAATACAAACGCAATATTGGTGAAGCAAATACTTGGTTGGACACTACTGATGATGCATTAGGACAGGCAGGAGAGATTTTAAATCGTGTGAAAGAGCTTGTTGTACAGGCGGCTAATGATACGAATGTTGTAGAAGACCGAGAAAAAATGCAAAAAGAAATGGAACAGTTAAAACGCCAACTTCAGGATATTGCTAATACTCAAATTGGCGATAAATATATTTTCTCTGGCACTCAAACGGATAAACCGTTATATGTGGATGGAGTTCCAAACCCAAACATTGTGCCGGGGACTACAGGTCTAGATGCAGATATTGAAATTGATGTTTTCGAAGCAGTGCGCATTAATGTCAATACACCAGGGAAAGATATGTTTGAAGAGATTGATAATTTTATGGATACGATTATTACCACTCTTCAAACTGGTACAGGAGAAGAAATTGGTGAATTATTAGGTGATATAGCTGCCGGAACTAATGACTCATTGGCTGATATACACGGTACGCTACTTAAAAGTCGTGCAGATGTAGGTGCTCGACAAAATCGAGTAGAATTAATGGAGCAAAGACTAGATTTGCATGAAATTAATGTCACAAAGCAAATGTCGATGAATGAAGATACTGAATATGCGGCTACAATTACAGAGCTTGTGACGCAAGAATCTATTCATCAAGCGGGCTTATCAGTTGGCGCAAAAATTATTCAACAAACACTAGTAGACTTTATTCGATAAAAATAAAAAGCGTTTGAACAAATGTTCAGACGCTTTTCTTGAAATGAAAGGTGTGAAAATATGCGACTCCCACAAATTTCAATTCACACGACCGATATTCAGATGGATTGGCAAATTCATAAACCAATTCAGCATATTAAGCAACCGAGAGCAGAGCAAAGAATTTCTCAGCCCGCAGCTACTGTGGAAATCCATACACAAAAAGGAAAGCTATCAATTGATTCGTCACAGGCACGCCGTGATTTAGGCAACTATCCTACTAGCGAAATGATTATGCGTTATGCGCAGGAGGGACGCCAAGAGATGATGAAAGGGATTTCGAGACGCGTGCGAGAAGGACGTCAAATGATGTTAAATGCAGGTAAGGGACAGCGAGGCGCTATCATTCAACAAATAGCAATGCAAAATAGTGGGCCAAAACGACCGGGACCATACAATATCAAATTCGTACCTTCAGTCGGCTCTGTGAAAGTAAACTACAGACCGGCGACAGTTGATGTCAATATTCAGCGTAACGAACCAAAAATCGACGTAAAGGTGAATAAACCAATCCATGACTATACACCTGGGAAAGTAAAAGGTACAATGATACAAAGACCACGAGTGGATATAGATGTTATCGGTTAAAAGGAGAGGGCACCGCAATGAACATTGAAACAAAATTCTTCGGGGAAGTAGCAATTAAAAAAGAAGATATTTTAATTTTTGAGGCAGGAGTACCTGGTTTCCCAGACGCACAAAAGTTTGTACTTCTACCATTAGACGCTGATTTACCATTAGTCGTTTTACAATCTATTGAAAAACAGGAATTAGGCTTCATACTTGCTTACCCATTTGCTTTTAAAAAGGAATACTCTTTTGATATTAGTGAAGAAGAAAAAAGAGCATTACAAATTGAGCAAGAAGATGATGTAGTTGCTTATGCAATCGTCACATTAAAAGAAACTTTCCAAGAATCGACGATGAATTTGTTAGCCCCAATTGTTATTAATACGAAGAAAAAATTTGGGAAGCAAATTGTTTTGCAGGACAGCGAGCTTTATCCTTTACGCTATCCAATTGGATTAGAGGAAGGAAGTGCCAAGTAAATGCTTGTATTATCAAGAAAAACAGGCGAATCGATAATGATTGGTGACCAAATTGAAGTAAAGGTGCTGTCGGTCGATGGTGACCAAGTGAAGCTAGGCATTGTCGCACCCAAATCAGTAAAAGTTCATCGTTCAGAAGTTTTCGAATCGATACAGGAGCAAAATAAAGAGGCATTAGCAACACCGAGCGATGTCTTGGAAAAATTGAAGAGAAACTAAGAAAAGGAGATACCTACGAAATTTTGAGGTATCTCTTTTATAAGTTTTAGAATATAGGAAAGAAGTGTATAGTATAAATAAAAGTAAAACACTCATGTAAAGGAGAATTTAATATGAGTAAATTAGAGGCCATGCGTATTCATAGTTTTCGTGGCTTGACAGATGTTACGTTAGACCATTTTTCTAAAATTAATTTATTTGTCGGAGAAAACAATGCAGGAAAAACATCCTTGTTGGAGGCAATCTATTTAATTGCTAACTATTCCTCTAAACAAGGTTTTTTACGATTAGCGAGAATGAGGGAGCATTATATTGGTGGCTTAGCTCGTACACTATCTACTGAGGAGTTAATTAGTTGGTTATTTAGTGAAACTGTAAAGCCCATTAAAATAGAGTACGAATGGGCAGGGATGCGTAAATACATTCAATGTACTTTAGAAGAAGAAGAATACCTCATATTAAATGATAGCAGTGATGAAAATATAGATATTATAGATAGAGAGCAAGTTGTTAAAGAACAATCGATTGAAATATATGAGAATGAGAACAGTATAGGTAGGCCAATCAAATATCAATTTGGTACTTTAAATGAAAAAGTAATTGGAATTATCAAGAAAGGTGACAGTCTATTTAATTGCCATTTTATTTCAGCGATTGATCATCGTATTGCCCCTTTATCACCTTATATAATTGATGATCTTGTAAAAGATGGAGAAAGACCAATGCTTATTGAGGCTTTGCGTCAATTTGATAAAAAAATAAATGGTATCGAACTGCTTATGGCAAATGATAAAGGAAGAAATACAAGACCTATCCCTTATATTCAGCATGAAGATTTGGGGTTAGTGCCTATCTCTATGTTCGGTGATGGTGTTAGAAAGGCACTTGTTATTGCGTCGCAAGCAATCCGCTTTAAAGATGGAATTATTTTAATTGATGAAATCGAAACAGGTATTCATACAAAACTCATTCCAACCTTTTTCACATGGCTAGCGGAAATTTGTAATCAATATAATATTCAGCTTTTTGCAACAACACATAGTTTGGAAGCGTTAGATGGTATGCTAAAAGCGGCTGAAGCAGACTACAATCAACTTTCTGTATATCGCTTAGGAGAAGATAAAAAGAAATTAAAATATTTTTCTGGCGAAAGGCTAAAAGTACTAAGATATGAGCTAGGGCAGGATGTGCGCTAAAATGAAAAAGTACTTTTATTTTATTGTAGAGGGTGTTCATGATTCGGCAGCTTTAGGGCGTTACTTAAAAAGAAAAAACATATCGTTAATTCGGAAAATTGAACAGGTAGATTTGTTTTGGGAGAGGATAATACCTAAAAGTTTTCCATTCAATGGCGATTTATTAAAGCGTATGCCCGTACCAATGTTTTATAGCAACGAGCAGTACTCGATTGCTATTCAAACGGCAGGAGGCGATTCGGGAATTGTAAAAGCCTTTGACAGTCTTTTGAATTTAGATTATGAACAATTATCAGGAGTTGCTCTATTTTGCGATGCAGATACAAAGCCAGCTGAGCAATGCTTTAATGATTTAATTAGCCGCATGCTTAATGAAGTGGATGAGGAGTATCATTCGATTTTTAAAGAGGCTGTATTTGGGGAAGTAACTCTTGGAAGTCCGAGTTTTGGTGTTTATATATTTCCTAATAATGAATGTGAAGGGACTTTAGAAAATTTATTGTTAGAAGGCGGCGAAATTGTTTATTCTGACTTAATGGCAAGTGCTAAAGAATATGTGAAGCGCATTTCTCTAGACTATCGTCAAAAGCATTGGTCCATTTCTAGTGAGCCAAAAGTATTGTTTGGTGTTATGGCAAATGCATTAAAGCCAGGAAAGGCAAATCAAGTATCAATTCAAGATAATCAATGGATTAGCGAAGAAACAATTACAACAAATAGCCAATCCCGTCTAAATGATTTTTTGGAAAAGTTATTAAACTAAGTTTAGTTAGCTTTGTCTTCAGAATTAAAAAATTTAAAAATTTTTTTGAAAAACTATTAAACATTTAAAATAACTTACGATATATAGAGTGTAAGGTAAAGGTAGTACATACTACTGACACCAAACTTTCCCACATGGATGTGGGTTATACAAAAACAATTCAAGGAGGAATTCTATCATGAGAATTCAACACAACATTTCAGCTTTAAACACACACCGTAACCTTGCTTTCAACAACACTCAAGCGTCTAAAAACCTTGAGAAATTATCTTCAGGTTACAAAATCAACCGTGCTGGCGATGACGCTGCTGGTTTAGCAATCTCTGAAAAAATGCGCGGACAAATTCGTGGTCTTGACATGGCTACGAAAAACGCTAACGACTCAATCTCTCTTATCCAAACAGCTGAGGGTGCATTAAACGAGTCACACGCAATCTTACAACGTATGCGTGAATTAGCAGTACAAGCTTCAAACGATACAAACGTTAACGAAGACCGTATTGCGTTACAAAAAGAAGTACAACAATTAAAAGAAGAGTTAACTCGTATCTCTACAGACACTGAGTTCAACACGCAAAAATTATTAAACGGTTCATTCGAAGACAAAGTGTTCCATATTGGTGCAAATGGAGATCAAAACATTCGTCTTTCAATTGGAGATACTTCAGCTTTCGAATTATCTTTAGCTAAAGAAACAAAAGCATCTGGAGATTACAGTATTTATTCTGGAACTGATGCTGTTGCAGAGTTTATGAGTGGTGGAACAGCTGTAATAACAACAAGTGGTGGGGCTGCTCTACAATTCACTAAATCAGGTAACGGAACAGACTGGAAAAAATCAGATGGAACTGCCAGCGGCCAAGTAACAGATGCTGCAACAATCGCATGGTTAAATGGTCAAGGAAGTGACAAAGTAGATGGTAAAACATCGGGTGTGACGCTTGGAGATGGTCTAGCTGGTTACATTAATACAAGTGGTCAAAACCTATTCTATACATCTACTGCTGCAAAAGCAGGTTCAACAGTTCATGCTGGTTCTACAGTAGACTTAACATCTCAAACAGGTGCAAACGATGCTATCGCTACAATTGATGCTGCATTAAAATCAATTTCAGATACACGATCAAACCTAGGTGCTGTTCAAAACCGTTTAGAGCACACAATCAACAACTTAGGTGCAACTTCTGAAAACTTAACAGCTGCTGAATCACGTATCCGTGACACAGATATGGCTGCTGAAATGATGGCGTTCACGAAAAACAACATCTTAATGCAAGCTGCACAATCTATGTTAGCTCAAGCTAACCAACAGCCACAAGGCGTATTACAATTATTAGGTTAATCTCTGATAATCTAAAAGCGTTTGGGAATTTTCTCAAACGCTTTTTCTTGATGTTTTTGTAATTTTGCCGATAATAAATATATAAAACTAAAGGTGGTTTGGCAGATGGAACAAGCACAGATAAACGAATTGAAAAATAGTTATTATGAATACATAGCAAAAATTCCTCAAGGGCTTCAAACAATTATTAATTTATTAGTGAATAATGAATTAGAGAAAGTATTTAATAGTATTGCAGATTTAGCAGAGGGCATCGAGTTTTTATTGAAAGTTGAACAAGCCTTTAAAGAACAAGGGATTTTTACTAATAGCCGTATTGCGGAGGCGATAACTATTTTTAAAAACCTTAATGATAGTTTAGTTAATGAAGACTTTATTTTATTAAAAGATTTAGTGGAATACGAATTGATTCCTATCTTTTCGAGTGCATCAGAATGGGTATTCCAAGAAGAGGTAAAGTAATATGTTGATTGACAATAAACGTATTTTACAGTCTAAAAACAAACAATTAGTTCAGAAACTAGAGCAATATGAAAATCGCTTTTGCGAAGTGAGTGATGCAAAAACAGGTATTTCTACACTCATTGTGACAAAGGGAGATCAGAAAATATTTTATCATAGCCGGTATAACCCTATGCAGGAAGCGAAAGCAATTTTATCTAATCAATTGAATGAGGAAATTGAGTATGTATTGTTAATTGGTGTTGGCTTAGGTTATGTTGTGCAAGAGCTTATTGAACAGCGTTCCGATGTTCGTTTCTCCATTTATGAGCCGAATTTAGATGTTTTAAG harbors:
- the flgK gene encoding flagellar hook-associated protein FlgK → MRSTFMGLEINKSGLFLQQSALYTTGHNIANANTLGYSRQRVNMQALPGYPSPGLNSPKMPGHLGTGAEAHSVQRVRDEFIDRQYRQETNKLGYWEEQTKAIEQMEDILSEPSEFGINKSFDNFWQAMEDVVANSKDTAARQVLIAKARALAESFNYTDKQLKTVQSNLGAQIEADTNTVNSLLRQIAEINRQIMAVEPNGYVTNDLYDARDVLVDKLNEYLPVQVERVPSGGNASPVSEGSLTITYRPVGSAEPIILVHGKEFAEISINNASGKINGTEPLEPFTEMLVDWKGSALADIVPPIDKLNSGAVLAINESYDYSTFEPGKGKLLSNINSYGHSNGQGLYPEMLDKLDQLVETFVTTFNALHQSGYGLNDSTGQDFFEAGGLTAATIKVRDDILPEDIAASSELGEQGNNKNILDMAKSQTEVQVGLNGATYQGFFKSMIGDLGVRGEEAIRSEYNSGTLRLSVENKRAAMSSVSLDEEMTNMIMFQQAYNANARMITVVDETLDRIINGMGRVGL
- the fliW gene encoding flagellar assembly protein FliW; its protein translation is MNIETKFFGEVAIKKEDILIFEAGVPGFPDAQKFVLLPLDADLPLVVLQSIEKQELGFILAYPFAFKKEYSFDISEEEKRALQIEQEDDVVAYAIVTLKETFQESTMNLLAPIVINTKKKFGKQIVLQDSELYPLRYPIGLEEGSAK
- a CDS encoding AAA family ATPase, translating into MSKLEAMRIHSFRGLTDVTLDHFSKINLFVGENNAGKTSLLEAIYLIANYSSKQGFLRLARMREHYIGGLARTLSTEELISWLFSETVKPIKIEYEWAGMRKYIQCTLEEEEYLILNDSSDENIDIIDREQVVKEQSIEIYENENSIGRPIKYQFGTLNEKVIGIIKKGDSLFNCHFISAIDHRIAPLSPYIIDDLVKDGERPMLIEALRQFDKKINGIELLMANDKGRNTRPIPYIQHEDLGLVPISMFGDGVRKALVIASQAIRFKDGIILIDEIETGIHTKLIPTFFTWLAEICNQYNIQLFATTHSLEALDGMLKAAEADYNQLSVYRLGEDKKKLKYFSGERLKVLRYELGQDVR
- a CDS encoding DUF3226 domain-containing protein translates to MKKYFYFIVEGVHDSAALGRYLKRKNISLIRKIEQVDLFWERIIPKSFPFNGDLLKRMPVPMFYSNEQYSIAIQTAGGDSGIVKAFDSLLNLDYEQLSGVALFCDADTKPAEQCFNDLISRMLNEVDEEYHSIFKEAVFGEVTLGSPSFGVYIFPNNECEGTLENLLLEGGEIVYSDLMASAKEYVKRISLDYRQKHWSISSEPKVLFGVMANALKPGKANQVSIQDNQWISEETITTNSQSRLNDFLEKLLN
- the flgL gene encoding flagellar hook-associated protein FlgL, encoding MRVTQSMLSNNMLRNLNTSYGKLGKLQEQLYSGKKITRPSDDPVIAIKGMSYRTELDRTTQYKRNIGEANTWLDTTDDALGQAGEILNRVKELVVQAANDTNVVEDREKMQKEMEQLKRQLQDIANTQIGDKYIFSGTQTDKPLYVDGVPNPNIVPGTTGLDADIEIDVFEAVRINVNTPGKDMFEEIDNFMDTIITTLQTGTGEEIGELLGDIAAGTNDSLADIHGTLLKSRADVGARQNRVELMEQRLDLHEINVTKQMSMNEDTEYAATITELVTQESIHQAGLSVGAKIIQQTLVDFIR
- the csrA gene encoding carbon storage regulator CsrA, translating into MLVLSRKTGESIMIGDQIEVKVLSVDGDQVKLGIVAPKSVKVHRSEVFESIQEQNKEALATPSDVLEKLKRN
- a CDS encoding flagellin, giving the protein MRIQHNISALNTHRNLAFNNTQASKNLEKLSSGYKINRAGDDAAGLAISEKMRGQIRGLDMATKNANDSISLIQTAEGALNESHAILQRMRELAVQASNDTNVNEDRIALQKEVQQLKEELTRISTDTEFNTQKLLNGSFEDKVFHIGANGDQNIRLSIGDTSAFELSLAKETKASGDYSIYSGTDAVAEFMSGGTAVITTSGGAALQFTKSGNGTDWKKSDGTASGQVTDAATIAWLNGQGSDKVDGKTSGVTLGDGLAGYINTSGQNLFYTSTAAKAGSTVHAGSTVDLTSQTGANDAIATIDAALKSISDTRSNLGAVQNRLEHTINNLGATSENLTAAESRIRDTDMAAEMMAFTKNNILMQAAQSMLAQANQQPQGVLQLLG
- a CDS encoding DUF6470 family protein, whose product is MRLPQISIHTTDIQMDWQIHKPIQHIKQPRAEQRISQPAATVEIHTQKGKLSIDSSQARRDLGNYPTSEMIMRYAQEGRQEMMKGISRRVREGRQMMLNAGKGQRGAIIQQIAMQNSGPKRPGPYNIKFVPSVGSVKVNYRPATVDVNIQRNEPKIDVKVNKPIHDYTPGKVKGTMIQRPRVDIDVIG